The Oncorhynchus nerka isolate Pitt River linkage group LG5, Oner_Uvic_2.0, whole genome shotgun sequence nucleotide sequence ACCTCACATCTTCAAAAATCACCTGAATACAGAGCTGTATAtttcagaccccccccccccccagaacaaTGAACACAACAATAACACCAAAACTGTACAGAGTGTGCATTTGACATTTCAACTACAAAACAACTTCATCTGGTGTTGCGCTGAGTGAGCGCAGGCTAGCGATCCGTACACAGCCTCAGATATCACGGAGGTTAAATCCTTTTTCGTGTTTTAAGTGGCATCAATGTGACGTATTGCGTTGGTCCATTAAATAACATGTGCTTTTGAGGGCTGAGGTCCAATGGAAGTTGCCacctcatactgtacatacatgatGGTGTCTTGTTATTAGACAGGCTCCAAGTTCAGGGTGAGTCTCACTTGGATTTTAAACGTTGCAGTTTCTCTTCATAGACTTCCATTTCACTACCAGAGCTGGGTGACAAACGAGGCAGTTATCATCTCTGCCACTACTGTAGTGCGAATAGGAAATAGCCAGTCATATTCACAACAGTCCACGATCAAGCTAAAACTCCACTGGCTCGGCGCACATCACAGTAAGCCCCTATTCCAGACGGCTTCAAGGAGAAGGTTCCTTCATTCAGGGGCTAAGGAGTCACAAAGCCTATGGACAGATTTTACAACACCTTGGGTTTACAGAGGTCAACCTGACCAATCAAGTAGGTGTATGAGCCTGATGACATGGTCACCAAAAGGTAGCGGTTAGAGCGGggagctgtgtagtgtgtgtgtgtttacgtatgTGTGTGTAAGCGCATGCGtcagtatatgtatgtatgtaagggGGAGGGGGTCCTGCTACGGGGGAACAGATGGACAGTCAGcagcctgtctgtcagtcatcgTGACCCTCCTGTGACGACCCTGAGACAGCATCACTCCAAACCTCTCCAATCCCTGCTCTCTAATTGGCTGACTGCCACTTTACATAGAGCTGCTGCAGTATACAATACAGAGATTCTCTGTGGTTCTTATGTGGTCTTCTCATGCTGGATCTGATAGTAACACGCCTGACGGACAGGGAAATAAAAATGAATATATTATACAGATAGTTAGATTCATTTATTCCCTATGAAGCAGTGTGTTAAAGTGTGCATTGATCACATTAATATGTTATGAGTATCTGAATAAGTTGAATTTGAGTGCATGCATTTGGATGGTATCTGCCATAGAatgtatgctgtgtgtgtgtgtgtataccttgaGTGTGGTGAACATGATGCCGTGTTCTCCGTGCTGTACACACGGGTCCATCAGGTCCTCTATCAGACTCACCTCTGACCCCAGGTTCCTGATCCTTAAGAGAAACATAGCCTTGGTTAAcacaaccagtcaaaagtttgaacacctactcattcaagggtttttctttatttttttttactattttctacattgtagaataaataaataaaactgaaataacacatggaatcatgtagtaaccaacaaagtgttaaacaaattaaaacatattttatatgagattcttcaaagtagtcaccctttgccttgacagatttgcacacatggcattctctcaaccagcttcacctggaatgtttttccaacagttttgaagcggagcacttgttggctgcttttccttcaccctgccctccaattcatcccaaaccatctcaattgggttgaggttgggtgattgtggaggccaggtcatctgaagcagcattccatcactatccttcttggtcaaataccctttacacagtctggaggtgtgttgggtcattgtcctgttgaaaaacaaatgataatcccactaagccccaaccagatgggatggtatattgctgcagaatgctgtggtagtcatgctggttaagtgtgccttgaattcaaaattatTCACAGACCatcaaagcacccacacacctcctccatgcttcatggtgggaaccacatatgcggagatcatcccTTCACCTACTCAACATCTCGCAAAGAcacgacggttggaaccaaaagtctcaaatttggactcagaccaaaggacagatttccaccacaatgtccattgcttgtgtttcttggcacaagcaagtctcttcttattggtgtcctttagtggtttcTTCTTCAGCAATTcgcccatgaaggcctgattcacacagtctcctctgaacagttgatgtgtgtTACGTGAActctgaagtatttatttgggctgaaatttctgaggctggtaactctaatgaacttgtcctctgaggcagaggtaactctgggccttcctttcctgtggcggacctcatgagccagtttcatcatagcgcttgatggtttttgcaactgcagttgaagaaacgttcaaagtgctttaaattgactgaccttcatgtctaaaataatgatggactgtcttttttgccataatatggacttgttattgtaccaaatagggctatcttgtgTATACCaacactaccttgtcacaacggattggctcaaacacattaagaaaagatattccacaaatgaacttttaacaaggtacacatgttaactgaaatgcattccaggtgacctcatgaagctggttgagagaatgccaagcgtgtacaaagctgtcaaaggcaaagggtggctactttgaagaatctcaaatatattttgatttgtttaacaattttttgttactacatgattccatgtgtgttatttcatagttttgatgtcttcactattattctacgatgtagaaaatagtaaaaataaagaaaaaccctggaatgagtaggtgtgtcctaacttttgactggtactgtaaatatatTTGTAGTTCTGATTGTAATTTGATGAAAATCAGATTTCTGTGCATCTCTCAGGAAcatagagacgtgtgtgtgttctCATCGACTCACCGGGCGCGCAGCACCACGTAGAGGAACACAGGAAACAGGTCGTCCATGGACCACAGGAAGTTATCCTCCAGAGATGACATCACTTCCTTTGTGATCTCCTCGAATGTCAGCTGGATCACCTGCAGCTTGTCGGATGGGGTGAACGTTGTGCTGACAAAAAAAACAGTCTTAATACACATCAACCACATTGAACTGCAATATCATAAGAGTGCATGAGACCCATTCATTCATGACGATATAGTACTGCTCTGGATAAAGCGTACCTGATCTGCTGTAAGGTCTCCGTTGCAGAGGCAAAACAGGCATCTTTTGTGCTGGACACAACCTAGAAAGAGAACAATCTAACATGTACTTGATGCAATGTTGTAATTCACCCACAGGAGGGCAGTGTGATTCAGAATGTACTTAGTGTCATACCTCGGTCTTCTCCCCCAGCACTGGAACCGAAACTGGCCAAAACTTACTGAAAGCAAAAAGAGATGCattttaacatgttataactacAGTTTTTTCCAGGTCAGGACAGTCAGGTTACACGATcgaaaattattttttttaaattaaaaacatGGGTCCTTTTCATTTAGCCTCGTACAACTATCCTGACCTCGCAAGCTTACATTCTGTTTCGCTACACGGATTCAACAGAATGTAAGATGGCGAGATCAGAAGAGGCTACTATTCATTCCCAACCTCATTGGTCAGTCCGAGAGAGACTCACTGTTGCACGCCGAGGAAGGCGAGCAGGGCCACGTCCGGCTGTTTGTTGAGGCGGAGGACACACTCCCAGTATACGtcgtcctccttctccttctccagggcgtacagggtgaagagaggggggtagagacgaGGCAGCAACACCGGCAGGAGCAGAGCGGAGCTACTCACCACACGCCTggggaaaccacacacacacaggacatcaTTCAACACACATTCAGGGGCTTAAATACTTCATTTTTCTTCTGGAAGGAAACAGTATTTAAAGAACAAGTGACATGTGCTCTTTTTACACAAGACATACTGTAACGTAATCTTCTATAGTTTTGTACATAATCCTCCATAGGTAGCTCCCATTGGACCCTCCACTGCAAAACAGATCCATGATATAGAGGTGTTCTCAATCAAATAAACACCCAAATACATAGCCTACATATTTATCTAGAAGTCATCTCTAAGACTATGGATTCAGTATATGACTGCTGCGTAGCCACACCACTGAAGACTCTCCACAGGCTCCAACCAGGGAGGGTGGATATGCTATGGTCGTACCCAGGTTTGGGGGATTCTAGCTGGGTGTCTGCGCAGTTGGAGTCCTTCTTGTCCTGGGGGTCAGAGGATGGTTCAGGGATCGCTCCACCCTCCTCAGGCAGATCTGGAAACAGGAACCTGAAAGACAAAACACCACATATTCAGTACATCACACATACAGCACATGGCTTAAACAGGCTAGCCTAGGGCCAAACGGAATGGAAAAATAGTATCCAACTGTTTaaggcaacacacacacctgacgaGCTGGAAGATGCGGGCCAGGTAGGACATGATCTCGTTGACAGCCTGCAGCAGAAGGCGGCGGTTGGCCCCCACCCCCACGTAGGTCATCCTGTAGACAGCCACCAGGGTCTCCATCAGCCTGCCCAGGGGGTGCAGGGGCATGTCACATGCCTGGGGGGGGGACataatggaggacagagaaggttAATGTGAGTTTCAGGATATTCATGTTTTGTGGTGTTAAGTCAGAGGTTAGAATTAAAGAGTAAATCAGTATGAACAAGGACACCTCAGAACGACGGTTCAGACATCTCTTCATGATTATTAGAAAAACAACTTAACCGATACTGAAAGATATTGCTTGGCAGACACGTTGGTGCGTGGGTCCATTGGCTGAGGGGGATTAGGCGGGTAAGTAAGCCACCTGGGGGTCGTTGGCTCACCTTGATGAGGTAACGCCGGATACTGTCATACTTCTCCATGGTAACAGGACCAACATGCTGCTGAGGgatgaactccagactctccagCATTCTGTTTTGAGTCCGACTCAGGTTCATCTCCGGGCTGAAACACACACCAATATCACTtagactactgtactgtgtgtgagtgagagagagagtgaatgtgaGATGGAAATACTGTGTGTGGTCTCggttctctctacctgtctctgtgctgtctcctGCTGGTGGTCAAGGCTACAGCGATGTTCTCCCAGGCTCGCTGGTTCTCTCCCTGGCCAGGGGCCTCACAGCCCAGCCTCATCCaacactcctcaaacactacCCTCCACTTTTCCTCCGGAGGCACTGCCAGGCGCCCCAGCTTACTGGAGACGCACATACAAGGAATTAATACACATTTTCTTTGTTCACATACACATTCACTTGACCGGGTTCATTTCAAAACGATCAAACCTTTTTTCAAGGCATAGATACAAAAACATGTCCTGCAGACAGACAGCCTTGCAATTTATTtatatacatacattttttttaaatactaaaGATCAAAACCAAAAATCTTTGAATATGCTAATCCTCCACCATACTAAAACCAATGGCACAGAGACGTACACAGCGCGACCCTTGTCCCCGTCTGAGTCGTAGAGGTTGGGTTTGAAGAAGGATCCGGTGACCTTCAGGCCAGAGCCCCACTCCCCAGTGAAGGAGCCCTCAAAGTAGTCCCCATTAGGCATAGTCAGCACACCCTGAGAGATAGGGACAGCAATGTGCTGTATTATACACGTGTCTGCTTAAATGTATGTGGCTAAGCAAAAATGTGTATGAGTGCAagctgtgtgtgagtgagtgagtgagtgagagttcAGGCTTGTTTGTGTGCCGCTCCTCTTTCACCGACCTTTCCGTTGAGAGTCCAGTCCTCCGAGAACTCTCCTTCATATGTGGTGTTGTCCTCAGACAGCAGGACCCCTGTGCCCTGAGACAgcgagaaaaaaacaaaaaagctAAATGGAGAGGtgatcctcttcctctcctctaacaccTTGGTGCTAACGTTCAGCTAGCATCAGGAGGAAGAACCCCACTGCCCAGGAATCACCtgcatcttgttgttgttgaaggCTCCCTCGTAGTACAGGCCAAACTGGGTTACTATGACGCCCGTGCCCTGCCGCTGGTCATCCTGCCACATGCCCATGTACTTCTCTCCTCTGACGGAACAACACAGGTCACCACGTAACATCAGCACTTCAGATACACTAATACCCCTTTCACACTATCAATCCAACCCCAATCGTACTGAGCTAGCTGGATGCGTAACCAGGCCAGTTCGGTACAGTTTAGCACGGTAGGATGAAAAGGGTGGGCTGGAGCGGTCCACTACCTGGTGATGTCATCAAAGACGCCGTAGCCCGTCTTCTTGTCGTGCACCCATTGGCCGATGAAGACGCTGGGGGAGGAGGAGTTCAGCGTGCCGCTGCGCAGCATCCCGTGACCGTGGCGCATGTTGTCCTGGAACGAGCCCTCGTACAACTCACCTGTAGCATACCTGCATAGACGACAGTCACATCGGTAGGATACACAGCGGAAACCCTACAGCCGAAGTACACAGACATGCCTGCAAACACCAGGtcaagctttttttttttaaagtgattTTTAACCTTAAGGGTCTTTGTTAAATAATGTTAAACTCGTTACAAAGCCAAACAGACTCACTTGTATGTTCCGATGCCGTGCATCTTCCCTTCTTTCCAGTGGCCTTGATAGTGGTCGTTCAGGTTCAACGTCTTGCTGGGCATAACGTAATCTCCAAAACTACGACCCATAAAACAAAACAGCAGAACAATGAGAAATGCCTTTATTTCTGACTAGGGTGATTGATACATTGATTTATTGACCGATTTACACTGACTGACCCATCCTCCAGTCCGTTCTTGAACGTCCCCGTGTAAATTCTCCCATCAAGCCACTTCACCATACCCCTGGAAACAAGGACACATACACAACAAGTCAGAGCTTTCCTACAACCCCTCAATTTTCATTTAATTGCGACTGTACAGAAGTGGAACCAGAAGTACAAGGTCCTGATTCCCTCCTCCCCCAGCTAGACCCACCTCCCATTGGGCTTGCCGGCCAGCCAGCGACCCTCGTAGGTGGCCTCCTTCAGACGGCTGTCCTTGTAGAAGGTGTAGGAGGCGGTCCGGGAAATGGGAGGCTCCGCCCTATGCCCTGCCCTTGAGCCTGACTGCCCCGCCCCAGTCATGGCCTGGTCCACCGCCTGGTTGATTGAGCGAAGCCACTTGGCCTGAAGAACACAGGTCGGTTAATAGTCATATTGAAGTCAATTTATTTTAACTGAATGGGTTGTTACACTGTCTGTCACCACACGCTCCACAAACAGAACCCAACTAGGCAGCTTTAGCTCTACAAAGACAACCACTACATACTTGTAACCTGAGCAGGTGAGTAGTGAAGCCTGGCTATTGGCTAGTGGCCTACCTTCTCCATGGAAGAACAGGCCAACAGGGTGAAGGTCTCCTCAGGTGAGATCAACTTCAGTCCATGCCTGGATGGAACATAGCACAGCTCAGCTGAGGCAGCGTTTCCctaactcggtcctggggaccccaagggtgcacgttttggtttttgccctagcactacacagctgcttcaaattatcaaagcttgattagttgaatcagctgtgtagtgcttggggaaaaaataaaatgtacaccctttggggtccccaggacagagtttgggaaacgctgagcTAAGGGGTCAATAACACACCAGTTAAACACTCTGATTGGACAGATAGGGTGATTGACAGACTCACAGGCCAGTGTTCTCCTCCGGGATGGGCTCGACCCACAGTGTGGCCAATGGGAAGACGTGGTGGGTGGAGAActgcaggagagggaggggagagcgagACCTCAGTATGCCGATACACTCAGCTACAGTACACTGGTTCAACAGTCAGGGAAGTAGTCAGGGCACTGGAGCTAACACAGTCACATGACCTAGGAGATGCCAATATGCATGGCACACGGAGAGGCGAGGGCGACAGGGCACGAGGCAGGCCGACAGACAGCACACATAAGGTGGAACCGACGGGGATTAAAAACGCTCACTACGTCATCAAAACACAAGAAAATGCTCTCCTTGGAATTAAACATAAATCAAAAAGGAACAGAAACTGTTTGAGAGAAGTGAACCTGAGACGGCTGATCCTCACGTGTTGTGTCACATGGTTTCAGAGTAATGATAACTAAGGCTCCAGAtagcaaaaaaatacaaatagaaAAGTGGGCCAAAAGGCATCTTGGTTAAATAACCAAGACGCACACGTTGGGAAGACCCAATAATGTCAGTCTTATCTTTTTAGATTTGTGTTTATATTGATGTCTATGTTGCTATGACTACGACGAGGTCATAGAAGTCGGCAATATACTACAGAGAGCCTTAGTTATTAAAAAGTATCAGTTCAGCTAGCATCAGAGGGCAAGGGGGCACTGGGCTCGGCTGAGGAGAAGCTGCACTCTGTAGAGTGGTGTACAGACCCCGCTCTGGGGCTCCTGATGTTCAGGAGCAGTTGTATTAGTTAAAGCCtgagggagaaggcagagaaggTAAATAACCACCATTCTTGACTCTTTACTGCGAGAAATCAAGGCTTATTCCAGCCAGGTGTTAGTACACCATATGTGCATGAAGAAGATCAGAaaaactgtgtctgtctgtgtgggtgttacTTCAAGCTGGGAAGCCAGTGTTTGTGGTTTAGGACAGGCAGAAGGTGCCTAAAGAGCTGCTACATCAAGCCTACATCCTAAGCCAAGCCCTGGCCACATGGGGGCGCTGCATATGACTAGGGGTCAGtacactggctgctgctgctgcatacTTACAAGGCTTTTATAGGGAACCACACCCTGATAggacaaagacaaacacacaacttgATAGGAGTCAGTCAACACACCAGATATATTCATATCAAATGCTCTGAGGGTGTTAACTCATTTTTTTTAAGTGAAAGAAAGAACGAACGAACTAAAAGGACATTGGCACCTTTGTAAGAGCCAGCTGTAAGAGCTGTGAGGAGCTGTGTTTACCTGAGCGTGGACGAGTGCATCGTTGAAGAGGATGAACCAGTTGacagagaaccttccagagtTCTGTAGCGTCAGGGCCTTGTTACTGCTCTCACAGATCAGCCTCCGGCGGGGCTTACGCAGGGAATCCTAGAACAGGAACGCCAGGTTAAATGGGATAAGAGGTTGATAAACTGGAGATTTTTGGCTGAATAAAAGCTCTTATACCCATTTCACACTATGGAGCCAAACccaaaccaagctgtactgtGGTGGCCTGACTATAAATCCACCATAGTTGCTGGAACCATTGAAAGGACAATGTGAAAAGAAAATATCTGAGCGAGCACAGTATGGTTGGCATTGGCTCAATAGTGTGAATCTGGCACTGATTACTGTGGTCAAACAAACTGACCAGGCCACTGACCGTCATCTTGCCAGGGAAGCTCTTCCAGAAGTGGTATGTGTACTctgcctccttcctcctcctcttcagatgaagagccAGGGCCTCAAACTTAGAGCAGCCGTCCTGCAGCTTCTGGTAGTCCACTGAGCTctggagagaccgagagagagagacacaagaaAGTGAGTGTATGTATGAAggcgtgtgagcgtgtgtgtgcacGCCCCGGTCCTAGTTCCTCTACGTACCACCTCGAAGCAGGTTCCCAGTTTGAGCAGCAGCCTGCCATACTCGTGAAGGTGTCTCATGGGCAGGTAGAAGAGCGTCACCAACAGGTCACTCAGAGGAATGTTCTCCTCGCTGGACTCTGCCAGCCGCTGCAACAGCTCTGGACACTTCCCAAAGAATTCTCTGagcagaggaacaggggatggagggaggagagggaggacggggaagagaggagagatggaaaaggaaATAAGAGATTTCCTGTTTTTTTCCAGTTAAAAGCATGAGAAGGGTAATTTAGTTGCTCTTAGTTGAAGCCTCGATGAAGAAACACATTggtttataattaagcaataaagcacctcgggggtttgtggtatatggccaatataccacgacgcAACACGGAGTCCCTGGATACAGCCCGTAGcctgatatattggccatataccacaaacccccgaggtgccctatcgctattataaactggttacccaCGTAATTAGAatagtataaaaaaaaaaaaatggttttgtcatacccgtggtactgtcagccaatcagcattaagGACTCTTACCACCCGTTTCATAATTAAAAATAATCCATAAGAATTAATCCTTTGACTTTTCCCTTTCCAATTAAAGCTGCATGAGCTTCCCGAGTCTCGTGTGCAGAATTACAAGGCATCAAACAGCTGTCCTCTGACACAGGCCTAGGTCAATGTCAAGGATAATGAGCACACAGGTCAATGTCAAGGATAATGAGCACACCGGTCTAGGTCAATGTCAAGGATAATGAGCACACAGGCCTAGGTCAATGTCAAGGATAATGAGCACACAGACCTAGGTCAATGTCAAGGATAATGAGCACACAGACCTAGGTCAATGTCAAGGATAATGAGCACACAGACCTAGGTCAATGTCAAGGATAATGAGCACACAGGCCTAGGTCAATGTCAAGGATAATGAGCACACAGGCCTAGGTCAATGTCAAGGATAATGAGCACACAGGCCTAGGTCAAAAGATAATGAACATATAGTATAATGGGCACGCAAATGGTAAGGATAATAAGCTAGGGCTGCTAGATGTcctagtgtgtgtgtacacactcaCAGCGAGGGCTTGGCCAGAGCCTGGAAGCCCCCCATCACCAGGAAGTTACCCACAGAGCAGCAGTACCTGGCAGAGAGCgatgaggagggagaaggaatggaaagaggagagaaggagaggtcatTATCCACACAGAACTGCATGTAAACAACCTGTTAAAAACCAGTGGGAGTGTCAGACATTGTGCGTTTGTGTACACAACAGTACATACTCATTGTACGTGTCCAGGAAGATGCTGGCATGCTCCAGCATAACCAGGCTTTTAAACTCCCGGCGGCGGCGCAGGTTGGAGGTGAGGGAGGCAGAGTGCTGGCCAGTCAGGTGACTCAGGCGGCTATAACACCTCACCAGGCTCCGTAGCAGCACTGTGGACGCCGGCCCTAGAGCTGTACTCAACGACTCTGAGGGGTAGACGgagaacacaccacacatacacctgTTAACAAACACTATGCGAAAGAACACACACATCCAAGAGAAATCAACCTAATACTTACTAACTTACTCTATTTCAGCACATAGTTAACCAAAAGTTACAGGTCTGTACGAACAACAACATTATGTTAGCAAAATGTAAGCTTTATGCCAGATCTTTTTGAACACGGACCGTtcacttttttttgttgcttttgaTTGGACATGGTTACAGTTATAATAAactcatccttccctctctccctaacctctgacccatGGCCTCTGTCCAGCGGAGCTGTAGCTGCAGCAGTAGTTCTCACCCAGGTCCAATAGGGGGCGCAGGATGTGGTTCTTCACAGAGCTCAGCTTGCAGTAGAACTTCCTCTCGGCAGTAGCCAGCTCGTGGAGGCTGGTGATGAAACCCATGACGTTGCGGTCGGCTAGCGCCACGCAGCTCTGGCCCCCCGCAAACACACCGCTCACGTAGCCCAACTAAAACACGGATacacaaaacccacacacacaccaccgtcAGGCTACAATAAAAGTCGAACATAGCAGGGGttcaatactgtgtgtgtgtgatccactACTCA carries:
- the LOC115129701 gene encoding alsin-like isoform X1, encoding MESQRKSSGEEDSSGERGSLHTWKGYSYSVTPERVLLSRPVLQAALGTRHGVLLVEGGQVYSFGEFPWKQSQVSEVGPLKPVLESALSGQRVVAVAAGSFHSGALTEDGGVHMWGENSFGQCGLSSLTVVPNPTPVAVMDPDTSPPHTIRVLELACGEQHSLALSAQHEVWAWGSGCQLGLVTTIFPVWKPQKVEHLVGRHVLQVACGAFHSLALVRCLPPQESRRPLPDKCGQCNQLLYTMTDKEDHVIISDSHYCPLGVELLAEGEARLGPGRSPPLGLLSSPSEPLLSSHTSASAPGPHPSITEHTDYERGRTVAQNGEVLTTTDADISASGTDSDRGVGGAGSQNSPYPDDQAVKEYLKKLSDTSLAEETAKMTIAGASFQPRADSLDPLTSDLIPGVMPVTTSSALNNLVSSCASAVGERVVSTYEALSLKKMINYYYPGVGGVAGVPGGFPGGPAEVRVLLEESMQGKKSCSTGDIREEEAEGLSRRLSLPGLLSQVSPRLLRMASRPRVRAVPLTPVGGLPEAGELLPSLQTEVWSWGRGEEGQLGHGDNLPRLQPLCIKCLSSKEVVLVAAGAHHSLALTAQSQVFSWGSNSSGQLGHMASPTTIPRLAKLSEGIRVWDVGAGAQHTLLLADGDCYQPILYYSGQQVREGVQDTPQDQTEGYSYTQQPVLLPFCMNLGYVSGVFAGGQSCVALADRNVMGFITSLHELATAERKFYCKLSSVKNHILRPLLDLESLSTALGPASTVLLRSLVRCYSRLSHLTGQHSASLTSNLRRRREFKSLVMLEHASIFLDTYNEYCCSVGNFLVMGGFQALAKPSLEFFGKCPELLQRLAESSEENIPLSDLLVTLFYLPMRHLHEYGRLLLKLGTCFEVSSVDYQKLQDGCSKFEALALHLKRRRKEAEYTYHFWKSFPGKMTVSGLDSLRKPRRRLICESSNKALTLQNSGRFSVNWFILFNDALVHAQGVVPYKSLFSTHHVFPLATLWVEPIPEENTGLHGLKLISPEETFTLLACSSMEKAKWLRSINQAVDQAMTGAGQSGSRAGHRAEPPISRTASYTFYKDSRLKEATYEGRWLAGKPNGRGMVKWLDGRIYTGTFKNGLEDGFGDYVMPSKTLNLNDHYQGHWKEGKMHGIGTYKYATGELYEGSFQDNMRHGHGMLRSGTLNSSSPSVFIGQWVHDKKTGYGVFDDITRGEKYMGMWQDDQRQGTGVIVTQFGLYYEGAFNNNKMQGTGVLLSEDNTTYEGEFSEDWTLNGKGVLTMPNGDYFEGSFTGEWGSGLKVTGSFFKPNLYDSDGDKGRAVKLGRLAVPPEEKWRVVFEECWMRLGCEAPGQGENQRAWENIAVALTTSRRQHRDSPEMNLSRTQNRMLESLEFIPQQHVGPVTMEKYDSIRRYLIKACDMPLHPLGRLMETLVAVYRMTYVGVGANRRLLLQAVNEIMSYLARIFQLVRFLFPDLPEEGGAIPEPSSDPQDKKDSNCADTQLESPKPGRVVSSSALLLPVLLPRLYPPLFTLYALEKEKEDDVYWECVLRLNKQPDVALLAFLGVQHKFWPVSVPVLGEKTEVVSSTKDACFASATETLQQISTTFTPSDKLQVIQLTFEEITKEVMSSLEDNFLWSMDDLFPVFLYVVLRARIRNLGSEVSLIEDLMDPCVQHGEHGIMFTTLKACYYQIQHEKTT
- the LOC115129701 gene encoding alsin-like isoform X3, which encodes MESQRKSSGEEDSSGERGSLHTWKGYSYSVTPERVLLSRPVLQAALGTRHGVLLVEGGQVYSFGEFPWKQSQVSEVGPLKPVLESALSGQRVVAVAAGSFHSGALTEDGGVHMWGENSFGQCGLSSLTVVPNPTPVAVMDPDTSPPHTIRVLELACGEQHSLALSAQHEVWAWGSGCQLGLVTTIFPVWKPQKVEHLVGRHVLQVACGAFHSLALVRCLPPQESRRPLPDKCGQCNQLLYTMTDKEDHVIISDSHYCPLGVELLAEGEARLGPGRSPPLGLLSSPSEPLLSSHTSASAPGPHPSITEHTDYERGRTVAQNGEVLTTTDADISASGTDSDRGVGGAGSQNSPYPDDQAVKEYLKKLSDTSLAEETAKMTIAGASFQPRADSLDPLTSDLIPGVMPVTTSSALNNLVSSCASAVGERVVSTYEALSLKKMINYYYPGVGGVAGVPGGFPGGPAEVRVLLEESMQGKKSCSTGDIREEEAEGLSRRLSLPGLLSQVSPRLLRMASRPRVRAVPLTPVGGLPEAGELLPSLQTEVWSWGRGEEGQLGHGDNLPRLQPLCIKCLSSKEVVLVAAGAHHSLALTAQSQVFSWGSNSSGQLGHMASPTTIPRLAKLSEGIRVWDVGAGAQHTLLLADGDCYQPILYYSGQQVREGVQDTPQDQTEGYSYTQQPVLLPFCMNLGYVSGVFAGGQSCVALADRNVMGFITSLHELATAERKFYCKLSSVKNHILRPLLDLESLSTALGPASTVLLRSLVRCYSRLSHLTGQHSASLTSNLRRRREFKSLVMLEHASIFLDTYNEYCCSVGNFLVMGGFQALAKPSLEFFGKCPELLQRLAESSEENIPLSDLLVTLFYLPMRHLHEYGRLLLKLGTCFEVSSVDYQKLQDGCSKFEALALHLKRRRKEAEYTYHFWKSFPGKMTDSLRKPRRRLICESSNKALTLQNSGRFSVNWFILFNDALVHAQFSTHHVFPLATLWVEPIPEENTGLHGLKLISPEETFTLLACSSMEKAKWLRSINQAVDQAMTGAGQSGSRAGHRAEPPISRTASYTFYKDSRLKEATYEGRWLAGKPNGRGMVKWLDGRIYTGTFKNGLEDGFGDYVMPSKTLNLNDHYQGHWKEGKMHGIGTYKYATGELYEGSFQDNMRHGHGMLRSGTLNSSSPSVFIGQWVHDKKTGYGVFDDITRGEKYMGMWQDDQRQGTGVIVTQFGLYYEGAFNNNKMQGTGVLLSEDNTTYEGEFSEDWTLNGKGVLTMPNGDYFEGSFTGEWGSGLKVTGSFFKPNLYDSDGDKGRAVKLGRLAVPPEEKWRVVFEECWMRLGCEAPGQGENQRAWENIAVALTTSRRQHRDSPEMNLSRTQNRMLESLEFIPQQHVGPVTMEKYDSIRRYLIKACDMPLHPLGRLMETLVAVYRMTYVGVGANRRLLLQAVNEIMSYLARIFQLVRFLFPDLPEEGGAIPEPSSDPQDKKDSNCADTQLESPKPGRVVSSSALLLPVLLPRLYPPLFTLYALEKEKEDDVYWECVLRLNKQPDVALLAFLGVQHKFWPVSVPVLGEKTEVVSSTKDACFASATETLQQISTTFTPSDKLQVIQLTFEEITKEVMSSLEDNFLWSMDDLFPVFLYVVLRARIRNLGSEVSLIEDLMDPCVQHGEHGIMFTTLKACYYQIQHEKTT